A stretch of DNA from Deltaproteobacteria bacterium:
CGCCATGACCACCACGGACCAGGCCATGTTCTGCGGCAACTGCCACTCCATGGCCGAGGCGGCCTTGACCCACAAGCAATCGGTCCATGCCGAACTGGCCTGCAACGACTGTCACGCCCCGCACAATTTGATAGCCAAGATGCCCTTCAAGGCCAAGGAAGGCACGCGCGACATCCTGGCCACGGCCATGAGCAACATCCCGGATCTGATCCATCCCGGCGAGGAAACCAAGGAAGTG
This window harbors:
- a CDS encoding 7-cyano-7-deazaguanine reductase; its protein translation is MIRKQDDSRGRWKRVLPPALAGVVFTVGVAIAMTTTDQAMFCGNCHSMAEAALTHKQSVHAELACNDCHAPHNLIAKMPFKAKEGTRDILATAMSNIPDLIHPGEETKEVTQANCQRCHGATTSTVIMQSKKFCTDCHRHVPHTPKIPISKRSAADA